In the Arthrobacter sp. CDRTa11 genome, CAACACTCCGCTGGGCTGGTTCGAGGAGGCCTAGGCGGAACATGGCAGGCTTCTTCGCCGTCCCGGCCTTGCGGCACAAGGTGCCGGTGGGCGGGGGGCGCGTGAAGTTGGCCACACGACTTGGACGCATGGCCAACTCACTGGTAACTTCGATGAATGTCATCCACACGGGAGCACCGGAGCATTCAGGAGCGGCGTCAACAACTCCTCGACGCAACGGTCCAGGTTATGTGCGCAGAAGGGGTAGCGTCAGCGACCACGCGCGCCATTACCAAGCAGGCGGGACTGCCGCATGGCGCGTTCCACTACTGCTTTGACTCCAAGAACGATCTCTTCGCAGCATTGCTCGAAAGAGAGCTGCACCAGTCCATGGCAGCAGCTTTTGAACCCAGGGGCACCGGTATGGATGTCCAGCTGCGGATAGAGCGCGGACTAACCACCCGTCTTGAGGCAGTCAAGGCAAGGCCCGATTATGAACTGGCTCTGGCGGAGCTGGCCGTGATGTCACGGCGTGACCCCGAACTGCAGCATCTCACCGGCTGGGAGCAGGCAGCCTGTTTGAAAGCCCTCAGCTCAAACCTGGAGAAGTGGTACGCCGATGACGACATCCCGTGGGTGGCACCGCCGGAAAAGGTGGCTGCACTGCTCATCGCGCTTATCGACGGGATCACCTCGGCATGGCTGAACGACCGTGACGATGAACGTGCCGCCTCGTCCATTCAGTTGGGCGCGCAAGCCATTTCCTCCTTACTGAAAGGGAACACGCCGTGAAATGGCTCTTCCTCTCGGGCGCCATTCTCCTGGAAGTTGCCGCGGCGCTGTCCATGCAGGCTGCTGTCCTTGACGCCGGGTGGTACGTCCTGGTGGTCATCGGCTACGTGGGTGCTTTTGTACTCCTGGTCCAGGTTCTCAAAGCCGGAATGGCTGTGGGCGTCGCCTACGGCATCTGGGGCGCCTCAGGCGTGGCGCTGACCGCGATTCTTGCCGCAATCCTTTTCGGCCAGGCACTCACCGGCGTGATGATCCTGGGAATGGTGCTCATCGTCGGCGGGGTCCTGCTGGTGGAAATAGGGTCCCAGCGCGCCCTGGCCGCAAGAAGGAACCAGACGCCCGCAGCAGAGCGGGTGGACGCCTGATGGGCTGGGTTCTTCTCTCCATTGCGATCATTACCGAAGTCGGCGCAACCATCAGCCTCAAAGTCGCCACCGACGGCAAGAAGCGTTGGTACGTGCCGGTGGCTGTTGGCTATATTGCGGCTTTCACCCTCCTGGCAGGCGCTCTGTCGCTTGGTCTCCCCATCGGTGTGGCCTACGGCGTGTGGGCGGCGTCAGGGGTGGCCCTGACGGCCGTCCTGGCCCGCTATATCTTCAAAGATCCCCTGACACTGACCATGTGTGCCGGCATCGGCCTCATCATCGCCGGGGTGTTCCTGGTGGAACTGGGCCACTGACAGGACTGCCCTCCCCTAAGGTGCGACGGGGTAGGCACCGCTGATCGCGATGCGGTTGTAGGTGTTGATCGTCATCGTCAGCCACGTCACCGCGGACACCTGGCCGGGAGTCAGATGGGCTACAGCCGATTCGTATAGTCCCCGGTTGCTGTGGGAATCCTGGATGGTGGTGATGTACTCGGCGAGGGCAAGGGCTGAGCGCTCCTGCTCGTCGAAGTACAGGCTTTCCCGCCAGGCAGGCAGCACGCTCAGCCGCTCCGGCGTCTCGCCCTTCGCGAGTGAGTCCTTCGTATGGATCCGCAGGCAGAAGGCGCACCCGTTGATCTGCGAGACACGGATCTTGACCAGTTCAATGAGCAGGGGCGACAGTCCTTCCGCGAGCGCGGTCTTATCGGCTAATGTCCCCACCGCCGTCAGTGCCCCGTACAGTTCCGGGTGCCTGCTTCCGACGTTCGTGCGCCGGGCCTTAACTGTGGTGGTTATGGTCATTGGTCCTCCTGGTTTGATGGTGGTCAGTCAGCGCGTGTTCCTGCACTGGTTCCACCATCCATCCAGGCCCGCGGGCAGCGCGAAGGGATGGGATGAAATGGCACTGAACGTCCCACTGCTGCCATGGGCGGGCACGGAAGGAACTACTTCTCCGCCCGGTGGCTGGTCAGATAATCGGCGGTTGCTGTCCCGTCAATGGCGAATTCGGTCAGCCGCCGTAAGAAGGCCCCGTCGATGTCCTGTCCGGTAGCGATCAGCCGGTGATGGACGGCGCCGTACAGGGCGTCGATCACCGTGACCAGATCGACGTCGTCGCGAATCTGCCCGCGGCGCTGGCCCCGTCGCAGGACCGCAAGAAACCCCAGCCGGCGCTCCCGCAGCAGCGTCTGCCGGAACTGCCCGGCGAACTGTTCACTGCGGATTGCCTCAGCCAGCAGGTTGGAAACTATCGACGCCGCCCCGCCCACCTTCAGGCAGTACGTCAAAGCGACGAGGTACGCGTGCAGGTCCCGTGCCACATCGCCGGAGTCATCAACGTTGGTCAACAAATTCGTCTTGAACGTGAAGGCTTCCAGCACCAGAACCTGGCGGGAGGGCCAATACCGGTAGAGAGTTGATTTGCTCACGCCAGACGCGCGGGCAACAGCGTCCATTGTGACGGCGTCGTACGTTAAGCGGTCAACCAGGACACTGGCAGCTTTCAGAACACGAAGCCGCAATTCAGCCTCATGCGAGGCCACCAGGGGATGGGCGGGATCCGCCGCGCTTCGCTGCGCCACCCGAAACCCTGCCATCGCCCGCCGGAATCGATGGCGGCTGTCCACTCCGTCATTGGATGCACTCATGGAAGGTCCTTTTATCTCTCACGGCCCTGTAGTTGTGGAGCTTACACCCGGCAATCGAGCTTGTGATGGGAGCATGAAAGACTCGCAGAGTGAATGACGATTCAGAAGGCGCGTTGCACCATATCGAGCTGTGGGTGCCTGACCTCAAAAGAGCCTCGGCTGAGTGGGGCTGGATCCTTTCCACCTTGGGATACGAGAGGTATCAGACCTGGTCCCATGGAATCAGTTGGCTGAGAGGCTCCACCTACATAGTGCTGGAAGAATCGCCGGATCTGAGTGGCCGGCATCATCAACGAACGGCACCTGGCTTGAATCACCTCGCGTTCAAAGCAGGAGGCAGGACACGCGTGGATGCCCTTGCTGAAGAAAGTGTTAAGCACGGCTGGACGCCCTTGTTCCCGGAGAAATACCCGCATGCCGGCGGACCGGACCATTACGCTGCCTACCTGTCGAATTCAGGCGGCTTCGAAATAGAGCTCGTCGCCACCCAGTAGAACCATTCGCAGCCGTTGTTTTTGAAAGCTGCGTCCTTTCGTTGGGTGCTCAATGTTCCATACGAACAATCCATTCGTCGAGGAGACGGCCAGTCAGTTCCGGCTGGTCAAGGTGGGCGTTGTGGCCGGCTCCGTCGAGAACTGCAATGGTGGATCGCACGTAGTGGTCTGCGAGGGCGATCTGGTCGTAGAACCCGACGACGTCGTCTTGCCTTCCGGTAATAATGACAGCCGGACCCTGAAACGTGGGCGAGCGAGCCTCGGGCTCCATCCGGAACGAATAGTTGCCCGAAATCCGGTCGATGGCCTCCGGGTGAAATGCCCGCAATCCTGGCAGCACCGATTCGCGGAACCTCTCCCAGTTCTCCCGAGACTGGACCACGGCCATTTCTTCATAATCCGCCGCATCATCGAAGTCCAAGGACGCTAAAAGGTTCGGATCCCTGTGCAGGACTGTCTTGGGTGGCACACTTCGTGCCCCTTGCTCTGCCACTGCCACCGGGCAGATGAGTGCCAGACCCAGAACCTGATCGCCAAATTCAGCAACAATGTATCGGGCGATCATTCCGCCGAATGAGTTACCCAGCACCGCGAACTTTTCATTTCCAAAGGTGTTCCTGGCGAAAGCCACAACCGCTTCGGCCACGCTGTCGGCGCTGTCTATTTCCGGGCCCGCTGCAGACTTGCCCATGCCCGGCAGATCGATGTACACCCGCCGCCAATGTCCCTGCGCGGCGAACACCGGATCGAGCGCCAGCATGAGGTGATGATCGACGCAGAACCCATGGATCATCAGGATCGGGGTACCCGACCCATATTCAACGGAATGCACCCTAGAACGCTACACCCCGACGTCGGCCCCTAGGCTGGGTACCTACATACGCCTACGCCTCTCCGCGCCAATGCGGAGCTGAGAAGAGGATGACATGACCAGCCCGGACCTTCACCGGTGGCCTCCCGGCCACGGCACACATCGCCGATCAGAGGTGACGGCGGTGGTCGGATATGGCGAAGCGGTGTGGCAGCGGGTCGCCAGCGAAGTACTCCTCTGGAAGGTAAAAACCGCGAGTGGTTTTGCTGTGGACTCCACGGGTCCGGTGTCGCCCGGCGACCGTGTCACTGTCACGGCGGGCCTGCTCGGTCTGACGATTGTGGAACCAGTTCAAGTCGTGGCTGTTGTGCAGGAGCCAAACCGGAGCGGGTTCTCCTACCGCACCCTGCCGGGACACCCCGTCCATGGGGAGGAAGCGTTTATCGTCCACCGCCACGGCGATGAAGTCCGGCTCACCATTCGCTCACTCACCGGGGCGGCGTCTAGGCATCCGTGGCGGGGGCTCTTCCCACTCCTCCTGGTAGCCCAACGAATCGTACGACGGCGGTACTTGCGAGCGTTCCGCTGATAAGAAGCGGGCCTTCCGCTTGGCCGTTCCCAGGGGATCCTCAGTCATTCCGTCCCGCTGTTGACCTTGCCCTTGTGTTCGGGGATTGTTGGTGCGATGACGCGGGGGAAGAAAAGCATCGTCTTGTTGTTGGTAGTTTCAGCGTTGGTGGTTGCGGGGATTCTGGCTGGCGTGAGGCTCTGGCACGTACACCTGCAGACCTCCGATTGGACCCTGTGGCCCAGGGAAGTTCCGTCCAAGGTTCAGTTTGCCGATCGTGAATACAATTGCGGCCCGGATGCGAAACCGGCCCAGCGCGATCTGAGCGAGCTGACCCCGCAGGGCCGGACCGCCGGCGGTGCAGAGATCTATGCGCAGCCGCCTCGAGCCGAAGCGAGGGTCTATATTGTGGTGCGAACCAGCGAAGGAACCTTCCCGTGCCCCCTCATGGGCGGGCCTTAGTACGGGCTGGGCGCATGGAATGAATGGGCATCTTTCCCGTTAGGGTTGCCAGATGGACATCCTGATCGCAGCTGCAGCGGTGCTTGGTGCGCCAACTGCTTTGGCGGCTGTCTGGTTCTGGTCCTCACGCAGGAACCGGCGCAACGGCACCAGACGCGCAGGAAGCGGTGACCTGCTTGGAATTGCGGATGAAGTCTTCCGCCCGCAAACCCATCAAGCCCAGCAGATTCAGAAGATCCAGCATGAGCTTCCAGCGCCTGCCCCCTCCCCTGGTGACCCGCCTTCTTCCACACCCTGAGGTGCTGAAAAGCGATTTACGAACGGGGCCGTCGTCGTGTGATGAGGCGGGCTCCATAGCCGAGGAGGCCCGCAGCGCCCGCCAGCGCCAGTACGGCACCGAACGCGATGATTTGGCCCAGGAACATCACGGCTGCCACTCCGAGGGTGGCTGCGTATGTCAGGGTAAAGGTGAGGGTGGACGAGTCGTTCATCGCCCCTGGCCCCTGAAGCGCTCGAGATGACCCGGCTGCGCTTCAGCTGTGCACCCGTTAAGTGACTGCAACGGCCGTGTATTGCGTAAATTCATAGCTCCCCCAAGCTGTTTCCCCAGCGGCCAAGTCTACCGGGGCGGATCCGGGTTCAGCACCAAAGACGGCCCGTGCCATCCGTCCGCTTCCTCGGAACTGGCCACAGAAGGCGGTACCAGCCAGGCAACCGCCGAATGTTCTGACGGCGGGGGCCGCCGTCGTCCTACTCTTCCTAGGGGGTCCCGACCCTCAAGGACGCCGGCAGCTGATCCACGAGCATTGCCGCGTCTACCGGCTCCGATGTATCGACGCCAAAAGTTTGCCCGATCCCAAGTGGAACGGCATTCGCCGACCATTCGTCCCAGTCTTGACCTTTGGGAACCGCTGGATGAATCTCGTGTCTCTGACGATCCAGGTAGCGTCTCCAAGCAACGTTGGAAGGAACTCCACACCAAATTTCAACGACATCCGGAGTGCCCGACAGAGCTAATCCCTCAAGGACAAAAGCAAGATCACGGGGCCGGTACCACCAGGACTCCACGATGACCGTACCCGGAATTGCCGACACGAGCTGCCACATCGTCTCTGAAGAAATCCCGCCCAGCCTTCTGCTGCTAATTCGTCCCTGACTAATTTCTGCAAGGGCTTCTTTGATGTCGTCCTTGGAAACAACAGGTACATCCAAGGTTCTGCCCAGAAGCTTGCTCAGGGTGGTCTTACCGGAACCGGGAAGACCATTTATCAAAATCACGGATTCAGCCATACCTTCATTGTGGCCCCTGGCCCGACAGCACGCCGAGAGGGGCCCGTCCCGTACTCGGGTCAGCAGCATCAGGTCAGTGTCCTGGAAGAAAATGCGCCAAGACGGTTGTTGCCACCTGGCGGGGACTGCGGTCTGAGGTCTCAATAACGGCCTCGTCCAAGTCTGCATCGGATAGTGCTGAGTTGAGTTCCCGGTACCTCTCGAGATGCCACTTGAGGCTGGAGTCTTGCTCCGGTGTATATCGGCGGCGAAGGCGCGCCTCCATGTCGCTGTCATCAGCCACGAGCCGAACGGATCGTATCCGTAAGCCGAACGCGTCCTCATACCGCGCCCAATCTTGCCGGCTGGCAAGGACACCGCCCACAACGAGTTGCCGAGGTCCTGCGCTTTTGTAGTTTCGCCATACGGCGGCCATGTTTGCTGCCTCCGTCATCAGGTTGGCAGGGTCCCGAACGGAGGAAGGCCAAGAGCGGTGAAACCAGTCAACGTCCATCAGGCTGAAGGGTCTGCCCGCTTCGGCCAGGAGGTCGCCAACGTGATCCAGGGTGGACGTTTTCCCGGCGCCGTAGGATCCGTTGAGGAAGATCGCAAAGTCAGTGTGGTCCAAGTGAGGCTTCTCTCTGTAGCTGAGGCTTATCAGGGCTGCCTGGAAGGATGCCAGCGGAGCCACTTGTCCTCGACAGCCTCGATCACGTCCACGTCATGATATTTCGCAAGGAGAAGCACATGGGCGAAGACATCCGCTATCTCAGCCTCGAAGGTCATCTCGATCTGCGCGTCCGTCAGGCCCTTTCGCCGGGCCTGCCCTGTCTTCATGAGATAGGCCTGCGTCAGTTCGCCCAGCTCCTCATGAAGCTTGAGAGTGAACCAGTTCGAATCACGCTCGATGCCGTTCTTGCCCGCATATTCCACGGAAACTTCTTCGAGCTCCTGGGCCAATAGGTTCATATCCATGCGCTAAACCCTATTCCTCGTGATGAGGATGCTTGCCGCCTGACCATCTGACCCAACTGACGGTCCTGCATCCCCGCTCTGAAATCACTCCCGTGGTCTAGTGGAATCATGCCGACCAACATCGAAATCAAGGCGCGCGTTCATAGTCTCGAAAATCTGCTGCCGGCCGTCGCGTCCATGGCAGACAGGGAACCGGAGCACGTTGAGCAAGACGACACCTTCTTCTCCTGCCCCAACGGCCGGCTCAAGCTACGAGTGCTTTCCGATTGCCACGGGGTGCTGATCTACTACCGCAGGGCAGATGAAGCCGGCCCGAAGCCTTCG is a window encoding:
- a CDS encoding TetR/AcrR family transcriptional regulator, which gives rise to MSSTREHRSIQERRQQLLDATVQVMCAEGVASATTRAITKQAGLPHGAFHYCFDSKNDLFAALLERELHQSMAAAFEPRGTGMDVQLRIERGLTTRLEAVKARPDYELALAELAVMSRRDPELQHLTGWEQAACLKALSSNLEKWYADDDIPWVAPPEKVAALLIALIDGITSAWLNDRDDERAASSIQLGAQAISSLLKGNTP
- a CDS encoding DMT family transporter; translation: MKWLFLSGAILLEVAAALSMQAAVLDAGWYVLVVIGYVGAFVLLVQVLKAGMAVGVAYGIWGASGVALTAILAAILFGQALTGVMILGMVLIVGGVLLVEIGSQRALAARRNQTPAAERVDA
- a CDS encoding VOC family protein produces the protein MNDDSEGALHHIELWVPDLKRASAEWGWILSTLGYERYQTWSHGISWLRGSTYIVLEESPDLSGRHHQRTAPGLNHLAFKAGGRTRVDALAEESVKHGWTPLFPEKYPHAGGPDHYAAYLSNSGGFEIELVATQ
- a CDS encoding AAA family ATPase, translated to MAESVILINGLPGSGKTTLSKLLGRTLDVPVVSKDDIKEALAEISQGRISSRRLGGISSETMWQLVSAIPGTVIVESWWYRPRDLAFVLEGLALSGTPDVVEIWCGVPSNVAWRRYLDRQRHEIHPAVPKGQDWDEWSANAVPLGIGQTFGVDTSEPVDAAMLVDQLPASLRVGTP
- a CDS encoding TetR/AcrR family transcriptional regulator produces the protein MSASNDGVDSRHRFRRAMAGFRVAQRSAADPAHPLVASHEAELRLRVLKAASVLVDRLTYDAVTMDAVARASGVSKSTLYRYWPSRQVLVLEAFTFKTNLLTNVDDSGDVARDLHAYLVALTYCLKVGGAASIVSNLLAEAIRSEQFAGQFRQTLLRERRLGFLAVLRRGQRRGQIRDDVDLVTVIDALYGAVHHRLIATGQDIDGAFLRRLTEFAIDGTATADYLTSHRAEK
- a CDS encoding pyrophosphatase — encoded protein: MDMNLLAQELEEVSVEYAGKNGIERDSNWFTLKLHEELGELTQAYLMKTGQARRKGLTDAQIEMTFEAEIADVFAHVLLLAKYHDVDVIEAVEDKWLRWHPSRQP
- a CDS encoding DUF1990 family protein, whose translation is MTSPDLHRWPPGHGTHRRSEVTAVVGYGEAVWQRVASEVLLWKVKTASGFAVDSTGPVSPGDRVTVTAGLLGLTIVEPVQVVAVVQEPNRSGFSYRTLPGHPVHGEEAFIVHRHGDEVRLTIRSLTGAASRHPWRGLFPLLLVAQRIVRRRYLRAFR
- a CDS encoding carboxymuconolactone decarboxylase family protein — its product is MTITTTVKARRTNVGSRHPELYGALTAVGTLADKTALAEGLSPLLIELVKIRVSQINGCAFCLRIHTKDSLAKGETPERLSVLPAWRESLYFDEQERSALALAEYITTIQDSHSNRGLYESAVAHLTPGQVSAVTWLTMTINTYNRIAISGAYPVAP
- a CDS encoding alpha/beta fold hydrolase, which produces MHSVEYGSGTPILMIHGFCVDHHLMLALDPVFAAQGHWRRVYIDLPGMGKSAAGPEIDSADSVAEAVVAFARNTFGNEKFAVLGNSFGGMIARYIVAEFGDQVLGLALICPVAVAEQGARSVPPKTVLHRDPNLLASLDFDDAADYEEMAVVQSRENWERFRESVLPGLRAFHPEAIDRISGNYSFRMEPEARSPTFQGPAVIITGRQDDVVGFYDQIALADHYVRSTIAVLDGAGHNAHLDQPELTGRLLDEWIVRMEH
- a CDS encoding DMT family transporter — protein: MGWVLLSIAIITEVGATISLKVATDGKKRWYVPVAVGYIAAFTLLAGALSLGLPIGVAYGVWAASGVALTAVLARYIFKDPLTLTMCAGIGLIIAGVFLVELGH